The following are encoded together in the Echinicola jeungdonensis genome:
- a CDS encoding LuxR C-terminal-related transcriptional regulator has product MKLDLTQMHNVWEKAVLEKKDRTALPSINFDEIVSSVFTVGPFYYFLIDFYDFSISHISSGFEEIHGVDPDTIHTIDDILKLTHPDDMDFVVKAEERVITFLHQLGQEKFTKYKACYNFRCITKTGKYELFNHQALVLTLDEKGNFIKSINILTNINHLTKRNNLKFSIIGLSGLPSYLNMDIYPTDQDQNEKALKENNFSKREIEIMKMIADGVASKNIAEKLFISLETVKSHRKNILIKSGCKNATELIARSISEGWI; this is encoded by the coding sequence ATGAAACTAGATTTGACCCAAATGCATAATGTATGGGAAAAAGCAGTGTTGGAGAAAAAAGATAGGACTGCCTTACCCTCCATCAATTTCGATGAAATTGTTAGTTCTGTTTTTACAGTAGGTCCTTTTTATTATTTCCTTATTGATTTTTATGACTTTAGCATTTCCCACATTAGTTCTGGATTTGAAGAGATTCATGGTGTAGATCCTGACACTATTCATACTATTGACGATATTCTAAAATTAACCCATCCAGATGATATGGACTTTGTGGTCAAAGCGGAGGAAAGAGTAATCACTTTCCTTCATCAGCTTGGACAAGAAAAATTTACAAAATATAAGGCCTGCTATAATTTTAGATGCATCACAAAGACGGGCAAGTACGAATTATTTAACCATCAGGCACTTGTTTTGACCTTGGACGAAAAAGGTAATTTTATAAAATCTATTAACATCCTTACCAATATTAATCATCTTACTAAAAGAAACAATCTGAAATTTTCCATTATTGGTTTAAGTGGACTGCCCTCCTATCTAAATATGGATATCTACCCAACCGATCAAGATCAAAATGAAAAAGCCCTCAAAGAAAATAACTTTTCAAAAAGAGAAATTGAAATCATGAAAATGATTGCAGATGGAGTTGCATCCAAGAACATTGCAGAAAAACTTTTTATTTCATTGGAAACCGTAAAATCCCACAGGAAAAATATTTTAATCAAATCAGGTTGTAAAAACGCTACTGAACTTATTGCCAGAAGTATTAGTGAAGGATGGATTTAA
- the mgrA gene encoding L-glyceraldehyde 3-phosphate reductase, whose translation MQTYQPNPKRYQNMIYRRCGNSGLKLSALSLGLWHNFGDVDSIENSRKLLRTAFDAGITHFDLANNYGPPPGSAEENFGKILKTDFHGLRDQMVISSKAGYYMWEGPYGDWGSKKYLISSLDQSLNRLGLDYVDIFYHHRPDPETPLEETMGALHQIVQQGKALYVGLSNYKKEEAAKAFKILKDLGTPCLIHQPKYSMFVRWVENGLMDLLGKEKVGCIPFSPLAQGMLTNKYLHGIPEDSRAAKSHGFLKTDQITEDNLSKIKSLNELAKEREQSLAQMALAWLLKDERVTSVLIGASKTSQLEDSIACLNNIQFTEEELVKIENILES comes from the coding sequence ATGCAAACCTATCAACCTAACCCAAAACGTTACCAAAATATGATTTACCGGCGCTGTGGAAATAGCGGCCTGAAACTATCTGCCCTCTCCTTAGGCCTTTGGCACAATTTCGGGGATGTGGACAGTATTGAAAATTCCAGAAAACTTTTGCGTACGGCATTTGATGCTGGAATTACGCATTTTGATTTGGCCAATAATTATGGGCCACCTCCCGGTTCCGCTGAAGAAAATTTCGGAAAAATATTGAAAACAGACTTCCATGGCCTTCGGGACCAAATGGTTATTTCCTCCAAGGCAGGTTATTATATGTGGGAAGGCCCATATGGGGATTGGGGCTCCAAAAAATACCTGATTTCAAGCCTGGACCAAAGCCTTAATAGACTGGGACTGGACTATGTTGATATTTTTTATCATCACCGTCCAGACCCTGAAACTCCTTTAGAAGAAACCATGGGGGCATTGCACCAAATCGTCCAACAAGGAAAAGCCCTTTATGTGGGCCTCTCCAATTATAAGAAAGAGGAAGCAGCAAAAGCTTTTAAAATCCTTAAGGACCTGGGAACTCCCTGCTTAATCCACCAGCCCAAATACTCCATGTTTGTACGTTGGGTGGAAAATGGCTTAATGGACCTCTTGGGCAAAGAAAAAGTGGGCTGCATTCCTTTTTCCCCCCTTGCTCAAGGCATGTTGACCAATAAATATCTTCATGGAATTCCAGAAGACTCCAGGGCTGCCAAATCACACGGTTTCCTAAAAACAGACCAAATTACCGAGGACAACCTTTCCAAAATCAAATCACTTAATGAGCTGGCCAAGGAAAGGGAGCAAAGCCTTGCCCAAATGGCATTAGCTTGGTTATTAAAGGATGAAAGGGTGACCTCAGTATTAATCGGTGCCAGTAAAACCAGTCAATTGGAAGATTCCATTGCTTGTTTAAACAATATTCAATTCACCGAAGAGGAATTGGTTAAAATCGAAAATATACTTGAATCTTAA
- a CDS encoding bifunctional adenosylcobinamide kinase/adenosylcobinamide-phosphate guanylyltransferase, whose amino-acid sequence MIYYITGGERSGKSRHAQELAKQLSDSPHYLATSRIWDEDFKKRVDRHLADRDNSWTTIEEEKYLSKVEIEGKVVVLDCVTLWLTNWFADSKNDLNLCLQSCKDELDQIFQNAQNTNLIIISNEIGMGLHAQTEVGRKFTELQGWINQYIAQKADKAIFMVSGLPLQLK is encoded by the coding sequence ATGATATATTACATTACAGGAGGTGAAAGATCGGGAAAAAGCCGCCATGCGCAGGAATTGGCCAAACAACTTTCTGACAGTCCCCACTACTTGGCAACCTCCAGAATTTGGGATGAGGATTTTAAAAAAAGGGTGGACAGACATTTGGCTGACCGGGATAATAGCTGGACCACCATAGAGGAAGAGAAATACTTGAGCAAAGTGGAAATTGAAGGAAAGGTAGTGGTCCTGGACTGTGTCACGCTTTGGCTGACCAATTGGTTTGCGGATTCAAAAAATGACCTTAATCTTTGTCTTCAGTCCTGCAAAGATGAATTAGATCAAATTTTTCAGAATGCCCAAAATACCAATCTGATCATTATTTCCAATGAAATCGGTATGGGCTTGCATGCCCAAACTGAAGTAGGGAGGAAATTTACAGAACTTCAAGGCTGGATCAATCAATACATTGCCCAAAAGGCAGACAAAGCCATATTTATGGTTTCCGGACTCCCCTTACAACTGAAATGA
- a CDS encoding adenosylcobinamide-GDP ribazoletransferase translates to MKREIQAIFTAVMFYTRIPCPSWVDHSEEYLQLSRKYFPLIGWAVGGISGLVFLVLFQVFPSELAIIFSMVTGVIMTGAFHEDGFADTMDGFGGGWTKEKILLIMKDSKLGTYGAIGLFLMLAIKFLALYALVDWVKGNAISNDFYLKLWGIFIAGHTISRFVAFTFFRTHQYAKANDEVGSKSKPLATSGISISDYFIGAVFGLIPLTFLENYAVFLVLIPCFIAKWWMGSWFKKWIGGYTGDCLGAVQQVVEIIFYLSLMLVWKYI, encoded by the coding sequence ATGAAGAGAGAAATTCAGGCCATTTTTACAGCTGTGATGTTTTATACCAGAATTCCATGTCCATCATGGGTAGATCATTCCGAGGAATACTTACAGCTTTCCAGAAAGTATTTTCCTTTAATTGGATGGGCAGTTGGAGGAATTTCCGGATTGGTTTTCCTGGTATTATTCCAGGTTTTTCCTTCCGAATTGGCCATTATTTTTTCAATGGTTACTGGAGTAATCATGACTGGAGCTTTTCATGAAGATGGCTTTGCCGATACCATGGATGGCTTTGGGGGAGGCTGGACTAAAGAAAAAATTTTGCTGATCATGAAGGATAGCAAGTTGGGCACCTATGGAGCCATTGGCCTGTTTTTGATGCTGGCTATCAAATTTTTGGCATTATATGCCCTGGTTGATTGGGTGAAAGGGAATGCCATTTCCAATGATTTTTATTTGAAGCTGTGGGGCATATTTATTGCTGGCCATACCATAAGCAGATTTGTGGCGTTTACTTTCTTCCGTACTCACCAATATGCAAAAGCCAATGATGAAGTGGGAAGTAAATCCAAACCTTTGGCCACAAGTGGGATTTCTATTTCCGATTATTTTATCGGGGCGGTTTTCGGATTAATACCGCTGACCTTTCTGGAGAATTATGCAGTATTTTTGGTGTTGATCCCATGTTTTATTGCCAAATGGTGGATGGGAAGTTGGTTCAAAAAATGGATTGGAGGATATACAGGAGATTGCCTGGGGGCAGTACAACAAGTGGTTGAAATAATTTTTTACTTAAGCTTAATGCTGGTATGGAAATATATCTGA
- the cobT gene encoding nicotinate-nucleotide--dimethylbenzimidazole phosphoribosyltransferase: protein MKKFNIKTPDQGIKGALQTKIDLKTKPPGSLGSLEALALQIGLIQQSTSPQIHQPHLVVFAADHGISKEGLVNPFPQEVTFQMVMNFLSGKAAVNVLANQHNLEVTIVDAGVNYNFGALPNLVDQKVDFGTKNYLYGPAMTRGQCEMAIEKGANLVNQIAAKGCNTIGFGEMGIANTSSASLLMHHICQTKLEDCVGKGTGANPEQLKTKLVTLQKVLEKHQQVNSKDPMELLATFGGFEIAQICGAMLQAAENRMLILVDGFIATAALLVANQIIPEIHAYCVFAHCSGEKGHEAMLEYLKASPLLKLGMRLGEGSGAAVAFPLIQSACTFLNEMASFESAGVSQKSN, encoded by the coding sequence ATGAAGAAATTTAATATTAAAACTCCTGACCAGGGAATAAAAGGAGCCCTCCAGACCAAAATTGATTTGAAAACAAAACCTCCTGGTTCATTGGGAAGTTTGGAAGCACTGGCCTTACAAATCGGATTGATTCAGCAAAGCACTTCTCCACAGATCCATCAACCTCATTTGGTTGTTTTTGCTGCCGACCATGGCATTTCCAAAGAGGGTTTAGTCAATCCTTTTCCTCAGGAGGTTACCTTTCAAATGGTCATGAATTTCCTGTCAGGCAAAGCTGCGGTCAATGTTTTGGCTAATCAACACAATTTGGAGGTGACCATTGTAGATGCTGGCGTCAATTATAATTTTGGAGCGCTTCCAAACCTGGTGGATCAAAAGGTAGACTTTGGCACCAAAAATTACCTTTATGGGCCTGCAATGACCAGGGGTCAATGTGAAATGGCCATTGAAAAAGGAGCCAATCTGGTTAATCAAATCGCTGCAAAGGGTTGCAATACCATTGGTTTTGGAGAAATGGGCATTGCCAACACCTCTTCAGCTTCTCTGTTGATGCATCATATTTGTCAAACTAAATTGGAAGACTGTGTGGGCAAGGGGACCGGAGCAAATCCAGAGCAATTAAAAACCAAACTGGTTACCCTTCAAAAGGTCTTGGAAAAACATCAACAGGTAAACTCCAAAGATCCCATGGAACTATTGGCAACATTCGGGGGATTTGAAATTGCACAGATTTGTGGAGCCATGCTTCAGGCTGCAGAAAATAGAATGTTGATTTTGGTGGATGGATTTATCGCCACCGCGGCACTTTTGGTAGCTAATCAAATTATTCCTGAAATTCATGCCTATTGTGTTTTTGCCCATTGTTCTGGAGAAAAAGGTCACGAAGCCATGCTGGAATATTTGAAAGCCAGTCCACTATTAAAACTTGGCATGAGATTGGGAGAGGGTTCAGGAGCTGCAGTGGCTTTCCCTCTTATCCAATCGGCCTGTACTTTCCTCAATGAAATGGCCAGTTTCGAAAGTGCAGGAGTCAGCCAAAAATCAAACTAA
- a CDS encoding DUF5522 domain-containing protein, with protein sequence MGLPDQLIEGIDYTLNKQGFFVFSAWYLLRKGKCCGNGCQNCPYQEIKKA encoded by the coding sequence ATGGGCCTCCCTGATCAATTGATAGAAGGCATTGATTACACCCTTAATAAGCAGGGATTTTTTGTATTTTCGGCATGGTACCTGCTCAGAAAAGGGAAATGTTGTGGAAATGGGTGCCAAAATTGTCCATATCAAGAAATTAAAAAGGCATGA
- a CDS encoding TonB-dependent receptor plug domain-containing protein: MNTQFVQLPIKGRKWAIPALLITFLLGTQNSFSQDTTELDEVVVIGTKFEIPVEKSGKTIYKLSQQDLERNAGKSVADILNEVPGIQMDGNFGSPGTNISYFVRGASSKNTLILIDGLPINDPSNISSTYDLRLLSLNQVESIEVLKGGLSTLYGTGASAAVINIKLKESKGNKPFGGSVDFNAGSFGTYNGNLSFNGKKDKFSYLVSGNFLTSEGFSSASDEQATIPFGKDGLDRKNALLKLGYEFSEKFNLDFFTGYDDMEADYDQGTFADADFQQINNQLRFGITPSYKYAKGKVSLKSVYNLNEREFISNFPSEYKGRNLQIDLTQEHNILPGLKGLWGVNLQQFSYEQPGELDFKSNKFTLVDPYASFFYEAQSGFNLHAGARVNTHSEYDHKFIYNVNPSYYVPISSSVSLKVLASISTSYITPSLYQINSPQYGNDMLNPEESLNYEQGVSLYVGKEFTLNLVHFTRDETSPIDFVSIFDEDGSYIGGQYQNTEAERSVEGFEADFSWTPNKYLDLSGHYAHVNTDKPSTFYRVPKNKWGWTVNAQPIENTEFSLKYNFTGKRTFYDFSEGEMELEGFGLVDLYIQRTLLENKLRVYGAINNLIDEEFTAIYGYTTRGRTFSLGAQYQF, translated from the coding sequence ATGAACACCCAATTTGTTCAACTGCCCATTAAAGGCAGAAAGTGGGCTATACCCGCCCTATTGATTACTTTCCTTTTAGGAACTCAAAACTCATTTTCCCAGGATACTACCGAACTTGATGAAGTGGTGGTTATTGGGACGAAGTTTGAAATCCCGGTAGAAAAATCTGGAAAAACCATCTACAAACTTTCCCAGCAAGACCTGGAAAGAAATGCAGGAAAATCTGTAGCCGATATCCTAAATGAGGTACCCGGCATTCAAATGGATGGTAACTTTGGCTCTCCTGGAACCAATATCAGTTATTTTGTAAGAGGTGCAAGCAGCAAAAACACCCTGATCCTCATTGATGGCCTTCCCATTAATGATCCCTCAAACATTTCCTCAACTTATGACCTTAGATTGCTTTCGCTAAACCAAGTAGAATCTATCGAGGTATTAAAGGGCGGCCTTAGTACGCTATACGGAACTGGAGCTTCAGCAGCTGTCATCAACATCAAGCTCAAGGAAAGCAAAGGAAACAAACCTTTTGGTGGAAGTGTTGATTTTAATGCTGGGTCATTCGGTACTTATAATGGCAACCTTAGCTTCAATGGCAAAAAGGATAAATTCAGCTATTTGGTCTCTGGAAATTTTTTGACCTCTGAAGGCTTTTCTTCCGCTTCCGATGAGCAGGCCACTATCCCTTTTGGAAAAGATGGTTTGGACCGTAAAAATGCCCTGTTAAAATTAGGGTATGAATTTTCAGAAAAATTCAACCTGGATTTTTTTACAGGCTACGATGACATGGAAGCCGATTATGATCAAGGAACCTTTGCAGATGCGGATTTCCAACAAATCAATAACCAATTAAGGTTTGGCATTACACCCTCCTATAAATATGCAAAAGGTAAGGTAAGCCTGAAGTCTGTTTACAACCTGAATGAAAGGGAATTTATCAGTAATTTCCCCTCCGAGTACAAGGGAAGAAACCTTCAAATAGACCTCACCCAGGAACATAATATTTTGCCAGGCTTAAAAGGGCTATGGGGTGTTAATTTGCAGCAATTCTCCTATGAACAACCCGGGGAACTTGATTTTAAATCCAATAAATTCACTTTGGTGGATCCCTATGCCTCTTTCTTCTATGAGGCTCAATCAGGTTTTAACCTTCATGCAGGTGCCAGGGTAAATACCCACTCCGAATATGACCACAAATTCATCTATAATGTGAACCCAAGCTACTATGTGCCTATTTCCTCATCGGTATCGTTAAAAGTATTGGCTTCTATCTCCACCTCTTATATCACACCCTCTCTGTACCAAATAAATTCTCCACAATATGGGAATGACATGCTCAACCCCGAAGAGTCTTTAAATTATGAACAGGGAGTTTCTTTATATGTTGGAAAGGAGTTTACATTAAACCTTGTTCATTTTACTAGAGATGAAACCAGCCCTATTGATTTTGTTTCCATATTCGATGAAGATGGTTCCTATATCGGTGGGCAATATCAAAATACCGAAGCAGAAAGAAGTGTTGAAGGATTTGAAGCAGACTTTTCTTGGACACCCAATAAGTATTTGGACCTGTCTGGCCATTATGCCCATGTAAATACCGATAAACCTAGCACATTTTACCGGGTTCCCAAAAATAAATGGGGTTGGACGGTGAATGCACAGCCAATCGAAAACACTGAATTTTCCTTAAAATACAATTTCACAGGAAAAAGAACCTTCTATGATTTCAGTGAAGGGGAGATGGAATTGGAAGGTTTTGGTTTAGTTGACCTATACATACAACGGACTTTATTAGAAAATAAATTAAGGGTATATGGGGCCATCAATAACCTTATTGATGAAGAATTTACCGCTATATACGGATATACCACCAGAGGAAGGACCTTTTCTTTGGGAGCCCAATATCAGTTTTAA
- a CDS encoding diphthine--ammonia ligase: MIKSIFNWSGGKDSALALYKVLNEGQFEIHTLMTTVNSHFNRISMHGVRKELLQAQGKSIGLPIKEILLPEMPSMSEYDQTMKNTLSGLKKEGITHSIFGDIFLEDLKQYREDRLAEVGIKGHFPLWKKDTKELIHEFIDLGFKTIVICTKAELLPSEFAGRIIDKEFLKDLPKDVDPCGENGEFHTFVYDGPIFKEPVSFSLGEKVFKSYNAPKDKNDSCLPADEKPKPQAGFHYCDLIPD; this comes from the coding sequence ATGATTAAAAGTATATTTAATTGGAGCGGTGGAAAGGACAGTGCATTGGCGCTTTATAAGGTTTTGAATGAGGGTCAATTTGAAATCCATACCTTAATGACCACTGTCAACAGCCATTTTAACCGGATTTCAATGCATGGAGTTCGGAAAGAACTTTTACAGGCCCAGGGTAAATCTATTGGGCTTCCAATAAAAGAAATTCTCCTCCCAGAAATGCCCAGCATGTCCGAATATGATCAAACCATGAAAAACACCCTATCAGGGCTGAAAAAAGAAGGGATTACCCATAGCATTTTTGGGGATATTTTTTTGGAAGACCTCAAACAATACAGGGAAGACCGCCTGGCTGAAGTGGGTATAAAAGGCCATTTCCCCCTCTGGAAAAAAGACACAAAGGAGCTGATCCATGAATTTATTGATTTGGGATTCAAAACCATTGTGATCTGCACCAAAGCGGAATTATTGCCTTCGGAATTTGCGGGCCGAATCATCGACAAAGAATTTCTTAAAGACCTTCCAAAAGATGTAGATCCTTGTGGGGAAAACGGGGAATTTCACACTTTCGTTTATGATGGGCCTATTTTTAAAGAACCTGTTTCCTTTAGCTTGGGTGAAAAAGTATTTAAATCCTACAATGCGCCTAAAGACAAAAATGATAGCTGTTTGCCGGCAGATGAGAAGCCTAAACCTCAGGCAGGATTCCATTATTGTGACCTCATTCCTGATTAA
- a CDS encoding NAD(P)/FAD-dependent oxidoreductase — protein sequence MEKENKNIVIIGNGISGITCARNIRKMDTKARIQVISGETPYFFSRTALMYIFMGHMKFENTKPYEDWFWDKNRIELIHDWVQSVDFQLKKLQLKNSPKLEYDVLVLATGSVPKTFGWPGQDLDGVQGLYSKQDLDIMEENAQRTKEAVIVGGGLIGIEMAEMLNSRSISVTILVREKGFWGNMLSLEESQLIERQIRNHHIKIKTATQLKAINPDEKGRVTSVETDKGEKIPCQFVGLATGVRPNVDWLKGSGLELNQGILVDEFFQTNKDGVYAIGDCVEFNDSPGKDGRRLEQVWYTGRIHGEILAYNLTHSPKSYQPGPWFNSAKFLDMEFQNYGWIPNKAVEGMKSFYWEHPNGRMAFKAVFDQNDFLKGINAFGLRLSHNYFDKALKENWTIDQTMAGIFKADFTPEFTGNILKDILDAYNLQFQKSIMPQKKKRIWERLWK from the coding sequence ATGGAGAAGGAAAACAAAAATATTGTAATTATCGGAAATGGGATTTCAGGGATTACCTGTGCAAGGAATATTCGTAAAATGGATACAAAGGCCAGGATTCAGGTTATTTCCGGAGAAACCCCTTATTTTTTCAGTCGTACGGCATTGATGTACATTTTTATGGGGCATATGAAATTTGAAAATACCAAACCCTATGAAGATTGGTTTTGGGATAAAAACCGGATAGAATTGATTCATGACTGGGTACAATCCGTGGACTTTCAGCTAAAGAAATTACAGTTGAAAAACAGCCCTAAATTGGAATATGATGTACTCGTACTAGCCACTGGCTCAGTTCCCAAAACATTTGGATGGCCTGGGCAAGACTTGGATGGAGTTCAAGGTTTGTATTCCAAGCAAGATTTGGATATAATGGAAGAAAATGCCCAAAGGACTAAGGAAGCAGTGATAGTAGGAGGTGGGCTGATAGGGATAGAAATGGCGGAAATGTTGAATAGCCGATCTATTTCAGTAACCATTTTGGTCAGGGAAAAGGGTTTTTGGGGAAATATGTTGTCCCTGGAAGAATCCCAATTAATAGAACGGCAAATCAGGAATCATCATATAAAAATAAAAACAGCCACCCAGTTAAAGGCAATTAATCCGGATGAAAAAGGAAGGGTAACTTCTGTGGAAACCGATAAGGGAGAAAAAATCCCATGTCAGTTTGTTGGATTGGCAACTGGTGTCAGGCCTAATGTAGACTGGTTGAAAGGCAGTGGCCTGGAATTAAACCAGGGTATATTAGTAGATGAATTTTTCCAGACTAACAAGGATGGCGTATATGCAATTGGAGATTGTGTAGAATTCAATGATTCTCCAGGAAAAGATGGAAGGCGTTTGGAGCAGGTTTGGTACACAGGGAGGATACATGGGGAAATTTTAGCTTATAACCTTACCCATTCTCCCAAATCATATCAACCAGGACCATGGTTTAATTCTGCAAAATTTTTAGATATGGAGTTCCAAAATTATGGGTGGATTCCAAACAAGGCTGTTGAGGGGATGAAATCCTTTTATTGGGAACACCCAAATGGAAGGATGGCTTTCAAGGCCGTTTTTGATCAGAACGATTTTCTAAAGGGAATCAATGCTTTTGGCCTTAGGTTGAGTCATAATTATTTTGATAAGGCTTTAAAGGAAAACTGGACCATAGACCAAACCATGGCAGGGATATTTAAAGCAGACTTTACTCCGGAGTTTACTGGAAATATTCTAAAGGACATTTTAGATGCTTATAATCTTCAATTCCAAAAATCCATCATGCCCCAAAAGAAAAAAAGAATCTGGGAAAGGCTGTGGAAGTAA
- a CDS encoding DUF547 domain-containing protein: MVISFLLILIGVNACQGQLLGEEGSQVPSHKIWDELLNKYVHKNGIVDYENFQQDSILLGDYLNLVSQNPPDRNQWSREEQLAYWINAYNAFTVKLILDHYPIESIKDLHPFPYIPGINSVWHLEFFEIGGKPASLDQIEHKILRKEFEEPRIHFAINCASYSCPPLRPEAYQAGKLDMQLEHQGLLFINNPKWNIIDREDVKLSSIFKWFKEDFTKNKSLKEFVNQYSENKIKKSQNISFLDYDWSLNDH; the protein is encoded by the coding sequence ATGGTAATTTCATTTTTATTGATTTTGATAGGGGTGAATGCCTGTCAGGGGCAGTTACTGGGAGAGGAAGGGAGTCAGGTACCTTCTCATAAAATTTGGGATGAGCTGTTGAACAAATATGTCCACAAAAATGGGATTGTGGATTATGAAAATTTTCAACAGGACTCAATCTTGCTTGGGGACTACTTAAACCTGGTCAGTCAAAATCCACCTGACCGAAACCAATGGTCCAGGGAAGAGCAATTGGCTTATTGGATCAATGCTTATAATGCCTTTACCGTTAAATTGATTTTGGATCATTACCCTATTGAAAGTATTAAAGATTTACATCCCTTTCCTTACATACCAGGAATAAATTCGGTTTGGCACTTGGAATTTTTTGAAATCGGAGGTAAACCTGCCAGTTTAGACCAAATAGAACATAAAATCCTGAGAAAGGAGTTTGAAGAGCCCAGGATCCATTTTGCTATTAATTGTGCCTCTTATTCTTGTCCACCATTAAGGCCAGAAGCATACCAGGCTGGTAAATTGGATATGCAATTGGAACATCAAGGCCTTTTATTCATCAATAACCCTAAGTGGAATATTATTGATAGGGAAGATGTAAAGCTTTCAAGTATATTCAAATGGTTTAAAGAGGACTTTACTAAAAACAAAAGTCTAAAAGAATTTGTAAACCAGTATTCCGAAAACAAAATTAAGAAAAGCCAAAATATTTCTTTTTTGGATTATGATTGGAGCTTAAATGATCATTAA
- the cobC gene encoding alpha-ribazole phosphatase — MEIYLIRHTSPKVAKGICYGQSDLPLTETFHDEVECIKKELEGLEGEYKVYSSPLLRCHSLANALFSQVPILDRRLMELNFGDWEMQAWDDIPESQLKPWMEDFVHVPCPQGESYMDLYNRCLGFLKDLKSHGHDRAIIISHGGPIRAIHAYVNGIELKDSFEFKVGFGDIVKMTI, encoded by the coding sequence ATGGAAATATATCTGATCCGGCATACCAGCCCAAAAGTTGCCAAAGGAATTTGCTATGGACAATCTGATCTCCCATTAACAGAGACTTTCCATGATGAGGTTGAATGCATCAAAAAGGAATTGGAAGGACTGGAAGGAGAATATAAAGTTTACTCCAGCCCCTTACTCCGCTGCCATAGCTTGGCCAATGCCTTATTTTCTCAAGTCCCAATACTTGACCGCCGGTTAATGGAATTGAATTTTGGGGATTGGGAAATGCAAGCCTGGGATGATATCCCCGAATCCCAATTGAAACCTTGGATGGAAGATTTTGTCCATGTTCCCTGTCCACAAGGTGAGTCCTATATGGATTTATACAATCGCTGTCTGGGCTTTCTAAAAGACCTTAAGAGCCATGGCCATGACCGCGCCATCATCATTTCCCATGGGGGTCCCATTCGTGCCATCCATGCTTATGTCAATGGGATAGAATTAAAAGATTCCTTTGAATTTAAGGTGGGTTTTGGAGATATTGTGAAGATGACCATTTAG